One window of the Streptomyces sp. NBC_00259 genome contains the following:
- a CDS encoding pentapeptide repeat-containing protein, translating into MSGIRDEAAPVQEGAALRADCGSCFGLCCVALPFSASADFAVGKPAEQPCGNLRTDFRCGIHDRLAERGFAGCTVYDCFGAGQKVSQVTFGGRSWREAPGTARQMFDVFPVMRQLHELLRYLTEALSLSAARPLNTELRRLLDETEALTRGDAAALLDVDVPALRGRTGELLVRTSELVRAEAKPGRRKNRRGADLAGARLGGADLRGADLRGACLIAADLTRADLRLADLLGADLRDADLGGADLTGGIFITQPQLHQAKGDATTRLPRTLVRPAHWSRV; encoded by the coding sequence GTGAGCGGCATACGCGACGAGGCAGCACCGGTGCAGGAGGGGGCGGCCCTGCGAGCCGACTGCGGCAGCTGTTTCGGACTGTGCTGCGTCGCGCTCCCCTTCTCCGCCTCGGCGGACTTCGCCGTCGGTAAGCCTGCCGAACAGCCCTGCGGGAATCTCCGTACCGACTTTCGCTGCGGCATACACGACCGGCTCGCGGAGCGCGGATTCGCCGGCTGCACCGTCTACGACTGCTTCGGCGCCGGCCAGAAGGTCTCCCAGGTCACCTTCGGCGGACGCAGTTGGCGGGAGGCGCCCGGCACCGCCCGGCAGATGTTCGACGTGTTCCCGGTGATGCGGCAACTGCACGAGCTGCTCCGGTATCTGACGGAGGCGCTGTCACTGTCCGCGGCCCGACCGTTGAACACCGAGCTGCGCAGGCTGCTCGACGAGACCGAGGCGCTGACGCGAGGGGACGCCGCCGCCCTGCTGGACGTCGACGTGCCCGCCCTCCGAGGCCGCACGGGCGAGCTGCTGGTCCGTACCAGCGAACTCGTACGTGCCGAGGCGAAGCCGGGCCGCAGGAAGAACCGCCGGGGGGCCGACCTCGCCGGCGCCCGACTCGGCGGCGCCGATCTGCGCGGTGCGGATCTGCGCGGCGCCTGCCTCATCGCCGCGGATCTCACCCGCGCCGACCTGCGTCTGGCGGACCTCCTCGGCGCGGACCTGAGGGACGCCGACCTCGGCGGGGCCGATCTCACCGGCGGCATATTCATCACACAGCCGCAGCTCCACCAGGCCAAGGGTGACGCGACGACCAGGCTGCCGCGCACGCTGGTGCGGCCGGCGCACTGGTCACGGGTATAG
- a CDS encoding type 1 glutamine amidotransferase domain-containing protein, with protein sequence MNIAFLMAPEGVEQIELTEPWQAVADAGDTPRLVSTKPGRIQAFDHLDKADTFAVDQVVSDASAEIYGGLVLPGGVANPDALRMDSGAVAFVREFFDAGKPVAAICHAPWTLIEADVLRGRTLTSWPSVRTDIRNAGGTWVDEQVMVCHDGPNTLITSRKPDDLKAFCAAFTAEFAKASARAAAGT encoded by the coding sequence GTGAACATCGCCTTCCTCATGGCGCCCGAAGGCGTCGAACAGATCGAGCTGACCGAACCCTGGCAGGCCGTCGCCGATGCCGGTGACACTCCGCGTCTGGTGTCCACGAAGCCCGGCCGGATCCAGGCGTTCGACCATCTCGACAAGGCGGACACCTTCGCCGTCGACCAGGTCGTCTCCGACGCCTCCGCCGAGATCTACGGGGGCCTGGTGCTTCCCGGAGGCGTCGCCAATCCGGACGCGCTGCGCATGGACTCCGGGGCTGTCGCCTTCGTCCGGGAGTTCTTCGATGCGGGCAAGCCGGTGGCGGCCATCTGCCATGCCCCCTGGACACTCATCGAGGCCGACGTACTGCGCGGCAGGACGCTGACGTCTTGGCCCAGCGTGCGCACCGACATCCGCAATGCCGGCGGCACCTGGGTCGACGAGCAGGTGATGGTGTGCCACGACGGTCCGAACACGCTGATCACCAGCCGTAAGCCGGACGATCTCAAGGCATTCTGCGCGGCTTTCACGGCCGAATTCGCCAAGGCGTCGGCACGGGCGGCGGCCGGGACCTGA
- a CDS encoding alpha/beta fold hydrolase, with the protein MANFVLVAGTWLGSWAWDEVVPELRAAGHADHPLTLSGLAEKQGAPAGQQTHVQDIVEEVERRDLRDVVLVGHSYAGIPVGQAAERIGERLARVVFVDSIVPADGESFVSAWPDGRAMVEASIDKNGGFWAPLTAAEFEGQGLTDEQIARIVGGSTPHPGATLTEPAVLARPLGELPATYIKCLLDGDEPSPDVVALLRDERWRLVEMDTGHWPMFSQPRRLAQVLLEAAGR; encoded by the coding sequence ATGGCGAATTTCGTGTTGGTGGCAGGCACGTGGCTCGGATCATGGGCGTGGGACGAGGTGGTGCCGGAGCTGCGTGCGGCCGGCCACGCCGACCATCCCCTGACGCTTTCCGGCCTCGCGGAGAAGCAGGGTGCGCCGGCCGGGCAGCAGACCCACGTCCAGGACATCGTCGAGGAGGTCGAACGTCGCGATCTGCGTGACGTCGTCCTCGTGGGCCACAGTTACGCGGGCATCCCCGTCGGCCAGGCCGCGGAGCGGATCGGGGAGCGGCTGGCCCGGGTGGTCTTCGTCGACTCCATCGTTCCGGCCGACGGTGAGTCGTTCGTGTCCGCCTGGCCGGACGGCCGGGCCATGGTGGAGGCGTCGATCGACAAGAACGGCGGCTTCTGGGCGCCCTTGACGGCTGCCGAGTTCGAAGGCCAGGGCCTCACCGACGAGCAGATCGCGCGGATCGTCGGCGGCTCGACGCCGCATCCGGGCGCCACGCTGACGGAACCTGCCGTGCTGGCGCGGCCGCTCGGCGAGCTTCCGGCCACGTACATCAAGTGCCTGCTCGACGGCGACGAGCCGAGCCCGGACGTGGTCGCGCTGCTGCGCGACGAGCGCTGGCGGCTGGTCGAGATGGACACCGGCCACTGGCCGATGTTCTCCCAGCCGCGCCGGCTGGCGCAGGTCCTCCTCGAAGCCGCCGGACGGTGA
- a CDS encoding cation diffusion facilitator family transporter yields MVVNREHSKQRTRSDRRTRLTVLVALGANLVIAVAKTVGGLVASSPALLSEAAHSVADSLNEIFLLAALRRSRRPADRRHPFGYGKERWFWSLLAAVGIFVMGGCFSFFQAFEAMSQGDRPVSTSHYVAGLAVLGVALLAEGTSLIRALHQFRKQGGKAHDPAHRTVIAEDSTAVVGVLLAMAGMALHLVTGKAVWEAAASLAIGLLLVYVAYRLGRESRDLLIGVAVDPEVRGAIRAMLDDQAEIDNVASLLTMRLGMDSTLVAARIDLVPGLDSEEIELVSERIKQAVEDRWPEADQVFLDITEAPPHPGR; encoded by the coding sequence GTGGTCGTGAACCGTGAGCACAGCAAGCAACGGACGCGGTCCGACCGGAGGACGCGGCTGACCGTCCTTGTCGCGCTCGGCGCGAATCTCGTCATCGCCGTCGCCAAGACCGTGGGCGGTCTGGTGGCGTCGTCCCCCGCACTGCTCTCGGAGGCGGCCCACTCCGTCGCCGACAGCCTCAACGAGATCTTCCTGCTCGCCGCTCTGCGCCGCAGCCGCCGGCCCGCCGACCGCCGTCATCCCTTCGGCTACGGCAAGGAGCGCTGGTTCTGGTCGCTGCTGGCCGCCGTCGGCATCTTCGTCATGGGCGGCTGTTTCTCGTTCTTCCAGGCCTTCGAGGCAATGAGCCAGGGCGATCGGCCGGTCTCGACGTCACACTACGTGGCCGGGCTCGCCGTCCTGGGGGTCGCCCTGCTCGCCGAGGGTACGTCACTGATCCGGGCCTTGCACCAGTTCCGCAAGCAGGGCGGCAAGGCCCACGATCCCGCGCATCGTACGGTGATCGCGGAGGACAGCACGGCCGTGGTGGGGGTGCTGCTGGCGATGGCGGGCATGGCGCTCCACCTGGTCACCGGCAAGGCGGTCTGGGAGGCCGCCGCCTCACTGGCGATCGGTCTGCTGCTCGTGTACGTCGCCTACCGGCTGGGGCGCGAGTCGCGCGATCTGCTCATCGGTGTCGCCGTCGATCCCGAGGTGCGCGGGGCCATCCGCGCGATGCTGGACGACCAGGCGGAGATCGACAATGTGGCGTCGCTGCTGACGATGCGTCTGGGGATGGATTCCACCCTCGTCGCGGCCAGGATCGATCTCGTGCCGGGGCTGGACAGCGAGGAGATCGAACTGGTCTCGGAGCGCATCAAGCAGGCCGTCGAGGACCGCTGGCCCGAGGCCGACCAGGTCTTCCTCGACATCACGGAGGCGCCGCCGCACCCTGGGCGCTGA
- a CDS encoding transketolase has protein sequence MRDEELAELGQQLRVDSVRVADAAGSGHPTSSMSAADLAAVLLARHLRYDFQDPDNPANDRLIFSKGHASPLLYALYKAVGAVDDEELLTFRRLGSRLEGHPTPRLPWVDVATGSLGQGLPVGVGMALAGKYLDQVPYRVWVLSGDSEMAEGSVWEAVEHASYEKLGNLTLIVDVNRLGQRGPTRHQHDLDAYARRLRAFGWHTVEVDGHDVEAVDKAFTEAVQVEGRPTAVIAATRKGRGVAAVEDQEGKHGKPLPDAEAAIQELGGPRFIQVDVQAPPPARAPSGRDQDRAELPRFEPGSAEATRTAYGRALAALGSARGDVVALDGEVSDSTRAAYFKKEHPDRFFECYIAEQQLVAAAVGLQARGWVPFASSFAAFLTRAHDFVRMASVSRAGINVVGSHAGVAIGEDGPSQMGLEDLAMFRAVHGSTVLYPCDANQTARLVSAMADLKGVRYLRTTRAETPVIYGPDEDFPVGGSKVLLRSDDDRATIVAAGTTVHEALRAADVLASDGIPVRVMDLYSVKPVDVDTLNEAAGATGCLITVEDHHPEGGIGDAVAEAFSDGRPVPRLARLAVRNMPASAAPEEQLHASGIDAESIAAAVKLLVEQTVVP, from the coding sequence ATGCGCGACGAAGAACTGGCCGAACTGGGCCAGCAGTTGAGGGTGGACTCGGTACGCGTGGCCGATGCGGCGGGCTCGGGGCATCCGACCTCGTCGATGTCGGCAGCCGACCTGGCGGCCGTACTCCTCGCCCGGCATCTGCGCTACGACTTCCAGGACCCGGACAACCCGGCGAACGACCGGCTCATCTTCTCCAAGGGGCACGCGTCGCCGCTGCTGTACGCCCTCTACAAGGCGGTGGGCGCGGTCGACGACGAGGAGTTGCTGACGTTCCGCAGGCTGGGCAGCCGTCTCGAGGGGCATCCCACACCGCGGCTGCCCTGGGTGGACGTCGCCACCGGTTCGCTGGGCCAGGGGCTGCCGGTCGGCGTCGGGATGGCCCTCGCCGGCAAGTACCTCGACCAGGTCCCGTACCGGGTGTGGGTGCTGTCCGGGGACAGTGAGATGGCGGAGGGCTCCGTCTGGGAGGCCGTCGAGCACGCCTCGTACGAGAAGTTGGGCAATCTGACGCTGATCGTCGACGTCAACCGGCTCGGACAGCGGGGACCGACCCGCCACCAGCACGACCTAGACGCGTACGCGCGCCGGCTGCGGGCGTTCGGCTGGCACACGGTCGAGGTCGACGGCCATGACGTCGAAGCCGTCGACAAGGCCTTCACGGAGGCCGTCCAGGTCGAGGGGCGGCCGACCGCCGTCATCGCGGCCACGCGCAAAGGTCGCGGCGTCGCCGCCGTGGAGGACCAGGAGGGCAAGCACGGCAAGCCCCTGCCGGACGCAGAGGCGGCCATCCAGGAACTCGGCGGCCCTCGCTTCATACAGGTCGACGTCCAGGCTCCGCCGCCCGCCCGCGCCCCGTCGGGCCGGGACCAGGACCGGGCCGAGCTTCCCCGCTTCGAACCCGGCTCCGCGGAGGCCACGCGTACGGCGTACGGACGCGCCCTGGCGGCGCTGGGGTCGGCACGCGGCGACGTGGTCGCACTCGACGGTGAGGTCAGCGACTCGACGCGGGCGGCCTACTTCAAGAAGGAGCATCCGGACCGGTTCTTCGAGTGCTACATCGCCGAGCAGCAGCTGGTCGCGGCGGCGGTCGGTCTGCAGGCCCGCGGTTGGGTGCCCTTTGCGTCGAGTTTCGCCGCGTTCCTGACCCGGGCTCATGACTTCGTCCGGATGGCGTCGGTGAGCCGGGCCGGGATCAATGTCGTGGGATCGCACGCGGGTGTGGCGATCGGCGAGGACGGCCCGTCCCAGATGGGTCTGGAGGACCTGGCCATGTTCCGCGCCGTCCACGGGTCGACGGTCCTCTATCCCTGCGACGCCAATCAGACGGCACGCCTGGTGTCGGCCATGGCGGACCTGAAGGGCGTGCGCTATCTACGGACGACCCGCGCCGAAACACCCGTCATCTACGGTCCCGACGAGGACTTCCCGGTCGGCGGCAGCAAGGTGCTGCTCCGCAGCGACGACGACCGGGCCACGATCGTCGCGGCCGGCACGACGGTCCATGAGGCGCTGCGCGCCGCGGACGTTCTCGCCTCGGACGGAATCCCGGTCCGGGTCATGGACCTGTATTCGGTCAAGCCGGTGGACGTGGACACGCTCAACGAGGCGGCCGGGGCGACGGGATGTCTGATCACGGTGGAGGACCACCATCCGGAGGGCGGGATCGGCGACGCCGTCGCGGAGGCGTTCTCGGACGGCCGTCCGGTACCGAGGCTCGCCCGGCTGGCCGTGCGCAACATGCCCGCGTCGGCGGCGCCGGAAGAGCAGTTGCACGCTTCCGGCATCGACGCCGAGTCGATCGCGGCGGCGGTGAAACTGCTCGTGGAGCAGACCGTCGTGCCGTGA
- a CDS encoding NAD(P)/FAD-dependent oxidoreductase, with product MQAEDIPRIVIVGAGFAGHRTARTLSRLLARERVEIVLLNPTDYFLYLPLLPQVAAGILEPRRVTVSLAHTLPRVRLVLGEATQVDLEERRVHYTGPEGGLGELRYDRLVLAVGSVNKLLPVPGVSEYAHGFRGLPEALYLRDHLTRQTELAAASADAGECAARCTFVVVGAGYTGTEIAAQGKLFTDALHAQMVRSGPGNGSGWRMRDTRPRWLLLDIAPRVLPELDRRLSETADRVLRGRGVEVYTGTSVREATPDGVWLNNGEFVPTRTLVWCVGVRPDPLVAGVGLPVEHGRLRVTTRLDVRGHPEVFACGDAAAVPDLTRPLSASAEGARPDGHHDGHGGDGFELTPMTAQHATRQGEVAARNVAASLGHGTAHPYRHHDLGFAVDLGGVQAAANPLGVPLSGPLAGAVTRGYHLAAMPGNRVRVAADWLLDAALPRQAVQLGLVRSWSVPLDTASPELATFPGAPNER from the coding sequence GTGCAGGCCGAGGACATACCCCGCATCGTCATCGTGGGAGCCGGATTCGCCGGCCACCGGACCGCCCGAACCCTCTCCCGCCTTCTCGCGCGGGAACGGGTCGAGATCGTTCTGCTCAATCCCACGGACTACTTCCTGTATCTGCCCCTGCTGCCCCAGGTGGCTGCGGGAATCCTGGAGCCGCGCCGGGTGACCGTGTCACTGGCGCACACGCTCCCCCGGGTCCGGCTCGTGCTCGGTGAGGCCACTCAGGTCGATCTCGAGGAACGCCGGGTGCACTACACGGGACCGGAGGGCGGGCTCGGCGAGCTGCGGTACGACCGCCTCGTGCTCGCGGTGGGCAGCGTGAACAAGCTGCTGCCCGTGCCCGGTGTGAGTGAGTACGCGCACGGCTTCCGCGGACTGCCCGAGGCGCTGTACCTGCGCGATCACCTCACCCGGCAGACCGAGCTGGCGGCGGCCTCGGCCGACGCCGGCGAATGCGCGGCCCGGTGCACCTTCGTGGTCGTGGGTGCGGGATACACGGGAACGGAGATCGCCGCCCAGGGCAAGCTGTTCACGGACGCGCTCCACGCCCAGATGGTCCGGAGCGGGCCGGGGAACGGCTCCGGCTGGCGCATGCGCGACACGCGTCCTCGCTGGCTGCTCCTCGACATCGCGCCGAGGGTGCTGCCCGAGCTGGACCGGCGGCTGTCCGAGACCGCCGACCGGGTGCTGCGCGGCCGAGGGGTGGAGGTGTACACCGGTACGTCCGTCAGGGAGGCCACTCCGGACGGGGTATGGCTGAACAACGGTGAGTTCGTCCCGACCAGGACACTCGTCTGGTGCGTCGGCGTACGGCCCGATCCGCTCGTCGCCGGCGTCGGTCTGCCCGTCGAACACGGCAGGCTCCGTGTCACGACACGGCTCGACGTGCGGGGCCACCCGGAGGTGTTCGCCTGCGGGGACGCCGCCGCCGTGCCCGACCTGACCCGGCCGCTGTCCGCGAGTGCCGAGGGCGCGCGCCCGGACGGCCACCACGACGGCCATGGCGGCGACGGCTTCGAGCTGACGCCCATGACCGCACAGCACGCCACCCGGCAGGGCGAAGTCGCCGCCCGCAACGTGGCCGCGTCCCTGGGGCACGGCACCGCTCACCCCTACCGGCACCACGACCTGGGTTTCGCCGTGGACCTGGGCGGTGTGCAGGCGGCGGCGAACCCGCTGGGCGTGCCGCTCTCCGGACCGCTCGCGGGCGCGGTGACCCGCGGATACCACCTCGCCGCGATGCCGGGCAACAGGGTGCGTGTGGCGGCCGACTGGCTGCTGGACGCGGCGCTGCCGCGCCAGGCGGTGCAGCTCGGTCTCGTCCGCTCCTGGTCGGTCCCGCTGGACACGGCCTCGCCCGAGCTCGCCACGTTCCCGGGCGCGCCGAACGAGCGGTGA
- a CDS encoding GTP-binding protein, with product MAPELSGGIGGDAAALALKILVAGGFGVGKTTLVGAVSEIRPLRTEEQLSEAGQTVDDTGGVDQKTTTTVAMDFGRITIRSGLSLYLFGTPGQDRFWFLWDELSQGALGAVVLADTRRLEDSFPAVDYFEHRSIPFVVAVNCFPTARTYGAHEVSRALDLDQGTPVVLCDARDRDSGKEVLIRLVEYAGRMHTARLLNSVG from the coding sequence ATGGCCCCCGAGCTCTCTGGCGGCATCGGCGGAGACGCTGCCGCTCTCGCGCTGAAGATACTGGTGGCCGGCGGCTTCGGCGTCGGCAAGACGACCCTCGTCGGAGCGGTCAGCGAAATCCGGCCGCTGCGCACTGAGGAGCAGCTCAGCGAGGCCGGGCAGACCGTCGACGACACCGGAGGAGTCGACCAGAAGACCACCACCACCGTCGCCATGGACTTCGGCAGGATCACCATCCGCTCAGGGCTGTCCCTGTATCTCTTCGGCACGCCGGGACAGGACCGCTTCTGGTTCCTGTGGGACGAACTCTCCCAGGGAGCGCTCGGGGCGGTCGTCCTCGCGGACACCCGGCGCCTGGAGGACAGCTTCCCCGCCGTCGACTACTTCGAGCACCGCAGCATCCCCTTCGTCGTCGCCGTCAACTGCTTCCCCACCGCGCGCACGTACGGTGCGCACGAGGTCTCCCGCGCCCTGGACCTCGACCAGGGCACCCCGGTCGTACTGTGCGACGCGCGAGACCGCGACTCGGGCAAAGAGGTGCTGATCCGGCTCGTCGAGTACGCCGGGCGGATGCACACCGCCCGGCTGCTCAACTCGGTCGGGTGA
- a CDS encoding PPOX class F420-dependent oxidoreductase, which produces MAKHMSQDEWRAFVSEGTRTGKLSTVRAGGSPHVTPIWFLLDGDEVVFNTAKQGVKGRNLARDGRVALCVDDDRPPFSFVVLQGRAELSEDPGELRRWATLIAARYVGEERAEAFGERNGVPGELLVRVRIDKVLAEADVTG; this is translated from the coding sequence ATGGCAAAGCACATGTCTCAGGATGAATGGCGGGCGTTCGTCTCCGAGGGGACTCGCACCGGGAAACTGTCGACGGTACGGGCGGGCGGAAGTCCGCACGTCACACCCATCTGGTTCCTGCTCGACGGGGACGAGGTCGTCTTCAACACCGCGAAGCAGGGCGTGAAGGGGCGCAACCTCGCGCGGGACGGGCGCGTGGCCCTGTGCGTGGACGACGACCGGCCGCCGTTCTCGTTCGTCGTGCTCCAGGGGCGCGCGGAACTCAGCGAGGATCCCGGGGAGTTGCGCCGCTGGGCGACCCTCATCGCCGCGCGGTACGTGGGTGAGGAGCGCGCGGAGGCGTTCGGTGAGCGCAACGGTGTGCCGGGCGAGCTGCTGGTGCGGGTGCGTATCGACAAGGTCCTGGCCGAGGCCGACGTGACCGGCTGA
- a CDS encoding roadblock/LC7 domain-containing protein — translation MASEKGLDWLLDDLTKRVSYIRHALVLSNDGLVTGASTGLVREDAEHLAAVSSGLHSLARGSGRHFQAGKARQTMVEFDDAMLFVTAAGEGSCLCVLSAAEADVGQVAYEMTLMVNRVGEHLAVAARQPGRVTVSDF, via the coding sequence ATGGCATCGGAAAAGGGGCTCGACTGGCTCCTGGACGACCTGACCAAGCGGGTCTCGTACATACGACACGCGCTCGTGCTGTCCAACGACGGCCTGGTCACCGGGGCGAGTACAGGCCTTGTACGGGAGGACGCGGAGCATCTCGCGGCCGTCTCCTCCGGACTGCACAGCCTCGCCAGGGGCTCGGGCCGTCACTTCCAGGCCGGCAAGGCCCGGCAGACGATGGTCGAATTCGACGACGCGATGCTCTTCGTGACCGCCGCCGGCGAAGGCAGCTGTCTGTGCGTACTCAGCGCGGCGGAAGCCGATGTCGGCCAGGTCGCCTACGAGATGACGCTGATGGTGAACCGTGTGGGCGAGCATCTCGCCGTTGCCGCGCGACAGCCGGGGCGCGTCACGGTCTCCGACTTCTGA
- a CDS encoding DUF6397 family protein yields MTDDMTTGVPETGNVIEEATDTGTASGDVPGAGTWAGIVPVPGLVTGPGVGAGAGATLPFGRAAVALELKRGEFDLAVQLGHIRTTQGKSPGRPWVSQQEIERLRGADGFPDALRERVRTVGTAEAALLIASTPARFTRLARTGHLTPIRFYLNRYRAVVWLYLASEIQDFATRNPDLLDGRLPAGLRARLDDGEDWRARNWRGRRLGILLRQAEGPWGRTAAIASLLDPVQLAEVVDDPYERAHLERLRPEPPHGRTESLAVREITDRLLLADDPDEILWHRMSLALSLDEARASGQAPRPDGDRVRLPRPGSPGDAPAAGAGARPAGWTEPRSRPSGEWSLPAPPRRDGAARHRAPSGQVTRGLLARWRLRRASPSRTG; encoded by the coding sequence ATGACGGACGATATGACCACCGGCGTGCCCGAAACCGGGAACGTGATCGAGGAGGCCACCGACACCGGGACGGCCTCGGGGGACGTGCCCGGGGCCGGCACGTGGGCTGGGATCGTGCCCGTGCCCGGGCTCGTGACCGGGCCCGGAGTCGGGGCTGGAGCCGGGGCCACTCTGCCCTTCGGGCGGGCAGCGGTGGCCCTGGAGCTCAAGCGGGGCGAGTTCGACCTCGCGGTGCAGCTCGGCCACATCCGGACGACGCAAGGGAAGAGCCCGGGGCGGCCCTGGGTGTCACAGCAGGAGATCGAGCGGCTGCGCGGAGCCGACGGGTTCCCGGACGCGCTTCGTGAGCGTGTCCGCACCGTAGGCACGGCCGAGGCCGCCCTGCTCATCGCCTCCACACCCGCCCGCTTCACGAGGCTGGCCCGTACGGGCCACCTCACACCCATCAGGTTCTATCTGAACCGCTACCGCGCTGTCGTGTGGCTCTATCTGGCCTCCGAGATCCAGGACTTCGCCACCAGGAACCCGGATCTGCTCGACGGGAGGCTTCCCGCAGGGCTGCGCGCCAGACTCGACGACGGCGAGGACTGGCGTGCGCGCAACTGGCGTGGCCGGCGCCTCGGCATCCTGCTCCGCCAGGCCGAGGGCCCCTGGGGGAGAACGGCGGCGATCGCGTCGCTCCTCGACCCGGTCCAGTTGGCGGAGGTCGTGGACGACCCGTACGAGCGGGCGCATCTGGAGCGGCTGCGTCCCGAACCGCCCCATGGGCGCACGGAGTCCCTGGCGGTCCGCGAGATCACGGACCGGCTCCTGCTGGCGGACGACCCGGACGAGATCCTGTGGCACCGGATGAGCCTTGCCCTCTCCCTGGACGAGGCCCGCGCTTCGGGCCAGGCTCCTCGCCCGGACGGCGACCGGGTACGGCTGCCGCGTCCTGGCTCACCGGGCGACGCACCAGCCGCCGGCGCCGGAGCCCGACCCGCCGGGTGGACCGAACCTCGGTCCCGCCCCAGCGGCGAGTGGAGTCTTCCCGCGCCACCTCGCAGGGACGGCGCGGCCCGGCACCGGGCACCGTCCGGGCAGGTGACGAGAGGACTGCTGGCGCGGTGGCGACTGCGCAGGGCCTCGCCGTCGCGCACCGGCTGA
- a CDS encoding TetR/AcrR family transcriptional regulator — translation MPKKVDHDERRREISEALWRIASTRGLDGVSLRDVAAEADISLGRLQHYFRSKDEMLVFALRQINQLAERRIREGVEKAAAGLGQEPPPRFVLRACVAGMLPLDEHSRIGQLVAAAYFARAVHDERLRAEAQEGIPALRVFFAGLLRRAAERGELPADRDPDDEAMILISLVDGLTAYTLLHVHTPEEALRLLDRHLDRLFGAPVGR, via the coding sequence GTGCCCAAGAAGGTCGACCATGACGAGAGACGGCGTGAGATCTCCGAGGCGCTCTGGCGCATCGCGAGCACGCGTGGGCTCGACGGAGTCAGCCTGCGCGACGTGGCCGCCGAGGCCGACATCTCCCTCGGCCGGCTGCAGCACTACTTCCGCTCCAAGGACGAGATGCTCGTGTTCGCCCTCAGGCAGATCAACCAGCTCGCCGAGCGGCGCATCCGGGAGGGCGTCGAGAAGGCCGCGGCCGGTCTCGGCCAGGAGCCCCCGCCCCGCTTCGTGCTGCGTGCCTGCGTCGCCGGGATGCTGCCGCTGGACGAACACAGCCGCATCGGCCAGCTCGTCGCCGCCGCCTACTTCGCACGGGCCGTCCACGACGAACGGCTCCGGGCCGAGGCCCAGGAAGGCATCCCGGCGCTTCGTGTGTTCTTCGCCGGACTGCTGCGCAGGGCCGCCGAGCGCGGCGAGCTGCCCGCGGACCGGGACCCGGACGACGAGGCGATGATCCTCATCAGCCTCGTCGACGGACTGACGGCGTACACGCTGCTCCACGTCCACACTCCCGAGGAGGCCCTGCGCCTGCTCGACCGCCACCTGGACCGGCTGTTCGGCGCACCCGTCGGCCGATGA